The following DNA comes from Gloeocapsa sp. DLM2.Bin57.
GAAAAAACCCTTAAAAGACAAAGAGCTTATGCTCTTTCTTTGATGTCTGGACGTATTTTGACAGAGATAGGCGTATGGCAAGAAATTTTCTCAAAAATAGCTAATTTCTCTCATATCAGTCTATCTGACGCTGATTATCCACAATTGGTGCGCTTTAATACTAGTGATTTAAAAAGCAACTATTTGGGTTACGTTGCTGAGCATGAGCCCTTACTAAGTAGTTTACAAGATTTTGTAGCGGATTGTCCTAGGATTGAATGGTTAGCTCCGGCTGAAGTACAGCAAATAGAGTATAGAGATGATCAAGCTAATCTCAGGGTTAATCTTGAAGGAGAAATCAAGGAGATTAGCACTGCTTTAGTAGTGGGTGCAGATGGCGCTAAATCACGCATACGTGAATGGGCGCAAATTACTACTAGAGGTTGGAAATATTGGCAATCTTGTGTAGCTTTTATGATCAAGCATGAAGCTTTAGAAAATAATGTAGCTTTTGAGCGTTTTTGGACTACAGGTCCAATGGGTATATTACCTTTACCAGGTAATCGCTGTCAAATCGTTTGGACTCTTCCTCACCAAGAAGCAACAGCTGTAAAACAGTTAACTGACCAGGAATTTATGACAAGATTGGCTAGACATTTACCTGAGTCTTTGGGTAACTGTGAGTTGATTGGCGATCGCCTAGTTTTTCCTGTGCAATTAATGCAGAGTAAATGTTATGTCAAACCGAGATTAGCTCTTATTGGTGATGCTGCTCATTGTTGTCATCCTGTAGGTGGACAGGGTTTAAATCTCGGGATTCGCGATGCTGCCGCTTTAGCTGAAGTGATCAATCAAGCTACTAGGCAAGGTGAAGATATTGGGGCTTTGGCGGTGCTTAAACACTATGAAAATTGGCGAAAATTAGAGAATTTAACGATTTTAGGCTTTACTGATTTATTAGATCGCCTTTTTTCTAATGATTGGTTACCTGTGGTTATCTTACGACGTTTTGGTCTGTGGTTAATGATTCATATTCAATCTCTTAAGGTG
Coding sequences within:
- a CDS encoding FAD-dependent hydroxylase; amino-acid sequence: MNFQQPNLDYDLVIIGGGIVGTTLAAALKNSGLRIAIIEALPLEKTLKRQRAYALSLMSGRILTEIGVWQEIFSKIANFSHISLSDADYPQLVRFNTSDLKSNYLGYVAEHEPLLSSLQDFVADCPRIEWLAPAEVQQIEYRDDQANLRVNLEGEIKEISTALVVGADGAKSRIREWAQITTRGWKYWQSCVAFMIKHEALENNVAFERFWTTGPMGILPLPGNRCQIVWTLPHQEATAVKQLTDQEFMTRLARHLPESLGNCELIGDRLVFPVQLMQSKCYVKPRLALIGDAAHCCHPVGGQGLNLGIRDAAALAEVINQATRQGEDIGALAVLKHYENWRKLENLTILGFTDLLDRLFSNDWLPVVILRRFGLWLMIHIQSLKVEALKLMTGLKGRHPKFS